In one Deltaproteobacteria bacterium genomic region, the following are encoded:
- a CDS encoding response regulator transcription factor, giving the protein MFLIFPSNFLRLVNQKEGYNVGNPRRMVIVEDHEVIRQSLKTLISAKTDYQIVGEAANGLEAIRIVRELEPDLVLMDISMPKMNGLEAVVEIKSILPSTRIVILTVHKEEEFVLEAFRAGVDGYVLKHESQNELLMGLATALEGKRFISPMISERVLVGFLQGARSLKELTSWDTLTSRERQVLKLIAEGHTNKEIADHLFISVKTVETHRANLMRKLDLHSASELTAFAAKKGLIVDF; this is encoded by the coding sequence ATGTTCTTAATCTTTCCATCGAATTTTTTAAGACTTGTGAATCAGAAAGAAGGTTATAACGTGGGAAACCCAAGACGCATGGTCATCGTCGAAGATCACGAGGTCATCCGTCAGAGCTTGAAGACGCTGATTTCCGCCAAGACGGACTATCAAATCGTTGGGGAAGCCGCCAATGGCCTGGAGGCGATTCGCATCGTCCGTGAATTGGAGCCGGACCTGGTGCTCATGGACATTTCCATGCCCAAGATGAACGGACTGGAAGCCGTAGTTGAGATCAAATCCATACTCCCATCCACGCGGATCGTTATTCTAACCGTGCACAAGGAGGAGGAATTCGTGCTGGAAGCGTTTCGAGCCGGTGTCGATGGCTACGTGTTGAAACACGAATCCCAGAACGAATTGCTCATGGGATTGGCCACGGCCCTCGAGGGCAAGCGTTTCATCAGCCCGATGATCAGCGAAAGGGTTCTGGTGGGATTTCTGCAAGGAGCGAGGTCGCTCAAAGAGCTAACGTCTTGGGATACACTGACCTCCCGTGAACGTCAGGTCCTCAAGCTGATTGCGGAGGGGCATACCAATAAAGAAATTGCAGATCATCTTTTCATCAGCGTAAAGACTGTCGAAACACACCGGGCCAACCTGATGAGGAAACTGGATCTGCATAGCGCCTCCGAACTCACGGCTTTTGCAGCGAAAAAAGGGCTCATCGTGGACTTTTAG
- a CDS encoding AF1514 family protein: MLNDPVRIHMGDHRLSFETAKQTADTVARKSAPSPMLLAWFDRRRQVFSPQVECCSEEKPGWLVYAESRGGSLVIDINDEEYVFVYLPEAP, translated from the coding sequence ATGCTGAACGATCCTGTTCGCATCCACATGGGAGATCACCGGCTAAGCTTTGAAACGGCCAAACAAACGGCGGACACCGTTGCCCGGAAGAGCGCGCCTTCCCCTATGCTGCTGGCGTGGTTCGACCGCCGGAGACAGGTATTTTCACCGCAGGTGGAATGCTGCAGCGAGGAAAAGCCCGGATGGCTCGTATATGCAGAATCGAGGGGTGGCAGCTTGGTGATCGACATCAATGACGAGGAATACGTCTTCGTTTACTTGCCGGAAGCGCCTTAA
- a CDS encoding class II SORL domain-containing protein, giving the protein MHSSNATEDWKTEKHVPVIECPEKVKADEMFEVKVTIGKEVDHPNTTEHHIRRIQLYFKPESARVAYQVGAFEFTAHGESTEGPNTGPVYTHHCAAAKMKIKKSGTIFATSLCNIHGLWENSKAVSLG; this is encoded by the coding sequence TTGCATTCGTCGAACGCTACGGAAGATTGGAAAACCGAAAAGCACGTTCCCGTCATCGAATGTCCTGAGAAGGTCAAAGCGGACGAGATGTTTGAGGTCAAAGTGACCATTGGTAAGGAAGTGGATCACCCAAACACGACTGAGCACCATATTCGCAGGATTCAGCTCTACTTTAAGCCGGAAAGCGCCCGGGTCGCCTACCAGGTCGGAGCATTCGAGTTTACGGCTCATGGCGAATCCACGGAAGGTCCGAATACGGGTCCGGTTTACACTCATCATTGCGCAGCAGCCAAAATGAAAATCAAGAAAAGCGGAACCATCTTCGCGACATCCCTCTGCAACATCCATGGATTGTGGGAGAATTCAAAAGCCGTCTCACTGGGTTAG
- a CDS encoding site-2 protease family protein — MFGRRIRIFRLLDFDVKIDLSWIILAILITWSLSSGYFPFYYRNLAESTYWLMGAIGAIGLFVSIIIHELAHSVVARAQGLPMKGITLFIFGGVAEMGSEPNSAKAEFLMAVVGPLTSLVLAGFFYALYVFGQGRLPSPVGGVLGYLSLINILLAAFNLLPAFPLDGGRILRSALWVWKKNLRWATGVSSKIGAGFGIAFIILGVLNILRGNFIGGMWWFLIGMLLQGAAKGSYQEMLTRRALEGESIGRFMNKNPVSVRPDLTIESLVEDFFYKYHYKMFPVVTASENLIGCVSIKQVKEIPRADWKERQVEYIAERCSEKNSISPHADAVQAFSVMRRNGASRLMVVDEGKLVGIISLKDMLSFLALKVDLEED, encoded by the coding sequence ATGTTCGGACGACGCATACGTATTTTCAGGCTCCTGGACTTCGATGTAAAAATTGACCTGAGTTGGATCATACTTGCCATCTTGATCACATGGTCACTTTCTTCAGGCTACTTTCCTTTCTATTACAGGAACTTGGCGGAATCCACCTATTGGCTGATGGGAGCCATCGGCGCTATCGGACTCTTCGTCTCGATCATCATTCATGAACTGGCGCACTCCGTGGTCGCTCGGGCTCAGGGTCTCCCAATGAAAGGAATCACCCTGTTTATCTTTGGAGGCGTTGCCGAGATGGGGAGTGAGCCCAACAGCGCCAAAGCCGAATTCCTGATGGCGGTTGTCGGACCCCTCACCAGCCTGGTTTTGGCCGGTTTCTTTTATGCTCTCTACGTATTCGGGCAAGGGAGGTTACCCTCGCCTGTGGGCGGCGTTCTGGGATATCTTTCCTTGATCAACATCCTGTTGGCCGCGTTCAATCTCTTGCCGGCATTTCCTCTTGACGGCGGCCGTATCTTGCGTTCCGCTCTCTGGGTTTGGAAGAAAAACTTGAGATGGGCCACGGGAGTTTCTTCGAAGATCGGGGCCGGTTTCGGGATCGCATTCATCATACTGGGCGTGCTGAACATTTTGAGAGGCAATTTCATCGGAGGCATGTGGTGGTTCCTCATCGGCATGCTCCTGCAGGGTGCAGCCAAAGGATCGTACCAGGAGATGCTGACGCGACGGGCCCTCGAAGGCGAATCCATCGGCCGCTTCATGAACAAGAATCCGGTCTCGGTGCGCCCTGATCTGACCATCGAGAGCCTCGTCGAAGACTTTTTCTACAAGTATCACTACAAGATGTTTCCGGTCGTCACTGCTTCGGAAAACCTGATTGGATGCGTTTCGATCAAACAGGTGAAAGAAATACCCAGAGCTGACTGGAAAGAAAGGCAGGTGGAATACATAGCGGAAAGATGTTCCGAAAAGAACTCCATCTCTCCGCACGCCGATGCCGTTCAGGCGTTCTCCGTCATGAGGCGTAACGGAGCCAGTCGCCTGATGGTTGTTGACGAAGGCAAGCTGGTGGGCATCATTTCCTTGAAAGACATGCTGAGTTTCCTGGCCCTCAAGGTCGACTTGGAAGAGGATTGA
- a CDS encoding universal stress protein: MLLPIKKILCPTDFSEASNVSIRVADELALHFGAELILIHVVSPMTAVRPTGTIPIFTKNNYLDEMQRASAESLKDLIENRVCKSVSARPFVAIGRAGEEITRLAEEEHVDLIVLSTHGETGLTRMIFGSVAEKVVRLSSCPVLTLHPTEETGASKNS, from the coding sequence ATGCTATTACCCATCAAAAAGATACTCTGTCCCACCGATTTCAGCGAAGCCTCCAATGTTTCAATCAGGGTGGCGGACGAATTGGCTCTTCATTTTGGCGCGGAGCTGATCCTGATTCACGTCGTTTCGCCCATGACTGCCGTTCGACCTACAGGGACAATTCCTATCTTCACGAAGAATAACTACTTGGATGAAATGCAAAGAGCGTCTGCGGAGTCCCTTAAAGACCTAATTGAAAATCGCGTTTGCAAGAGCGTATCCGCTCGACCCTTCGTGGCGATCGGGCGTGCGGGAGAAGAAATCACGCGCCTGGCAGAAGAGGAGCACGTGGATTTGATCGTACTTTCCACGCACGGCGAAACGGGCTTGACGCGAATGATTTTCGGATCGGTTGCTGAAAAGGTGGTGCGACTCAGCTCGTGCCCCGTGCTCACTCTACATCCTACGGAAGAAACGGGCGCCTCGAAGAATTCGTAG
- a CDS encoding sensor histidine kinase, translating into MSEYQVSTQYEAIDVGESATAKMKDKYEALERLAGILKDENRDLKQLVEGQEPVRQHSSSPFYLDDVGFPRMNESVRNYALTPDGRMVRATYGTYNGSVRTLQYIEIEELRRQLRTVSAQVVDAQEQERKRVSRDLHDGVCQSLIGLRILLETVLFKAETEKANCQMIRQALETARKTENDIRCIMAQLKPPNLKEQGLKKSIEQALDAFKLSGSLVDVRSEITADPADIRDSLQVVMYRIVQEAINNIYKHSDAKTATVSLRRDGSALQLVIEDNGNGFDPRAALNKNGPVKGMGLTSMQDRVHASCGKFMIETEVGRGTRIVCEWDANLHKP; encoded by the coding sequence GTGTCAGAATACCAAGTTTCGACGCAATACGAGGCCATCGACGTTGGCGAAAGCGCCACTGCAAAGATGAAAGACAAATATGAAGCCCTGGAGAGGTTGGCCGGCATATTGAAAGACGAAAATCGGGACTTGAAACAATTGGTCGAAGGGCAAGAACCGGTGCGGCAACACTCCTCCTCGCCTTTCTATCTGGATGACGTAGGGTTTCCACGCATGAACGAGTCCGTTCGGAATTACGCGCTCACGCCCGACGGCCGTATGGTCCGCGCCACATACGGTACATACAACGGATCGGTCCGGACACTGCAATACATAGAAATTGAGGAATTGAGACGCCAACTGAGAACGGTTTCCGCTCAGGTCGTCGACGCCCAGGAACAAGAACGGAAACGCGTCAGCAGAGATCTGCACGATGGTGTGTGCCAGTCTTTGATTGGACTCCGAATTCTGCTGGAAACCGTCCTGTTCAAGGCTGAAACGGAAAAGGCAAATTGCCAAATGATCCGGCAGGCCCTTGAGACGGCGCGCAAAACGGAAAACGACATTCGATGCATCATGGCCCAGCTGAAGCCGCCCAACCTCAAGGAACAAGGGCTTAAGAAGTCGATCGAGCAAGCTCTTGATGCCTTCAAACTATCCGGCTCGCTGGTGGATGTTCGTTCCGAAATTACTGCGGATCCAGCAGATATCCGCGACTCCCTCCAAGTAGTGATGTACCGAATCGTCCAGGAAGCCATCAACAACATCTACAAGCACAGTGACGCCAAGACGGCTACGGTCTCTCTCCGTCGCGATGGCAGCGCGCTCCAGCTTGTCATCGAAGACAACGGGAACGGCTTCGATCCACGAGCTGCTCTCAACAAAAACGGCCCGGTCAAAGGCATGGGACTTACGAGCATGCAGGACCGCGTTCACGCCAGTTGCGGCAAATTCATGATCGAGACCGAGGTTGGCCGTGGCACCCGCATCGTCTGCGAGTGGGATGCCAATCTCCATAAGCCATAG